ATGGCGTTGTCCCGTGCCCACCACGGGGTGTCGGACCTGGTTGCGGAAGCGTGGCAGGCAGAGGTGCAGGCGCCTGCGGACGCTCCGGCGCCGGTTGCTCCGGATGCGGAGGTGACGAAGCGTCGCGCGGCATGGCAGGCAGGGGCGGAAGCGGTTCGGGCGCAACGGCGCGCGGATGCGGAGCGTCGTGCGGCTGGTGACGCGGTACGGGCAGGGTGGGATGCGCGGACCGGGGTGCAGTGTCCGGCCGTTCCGGGTGCCGTTGTGCGGGTGGTGCGTGAGGGTAGGGCTCCGGTTGACGTCCAGTGGGACGGGGGGACTGGTCGGCAGTGCGGGTCACACTGCCCGGATGAGTGCCCCGCTTCCTGGGGTGAGGCTGAGTGGTGCGTGTGTGAGCCGCGCCCGGTGATCACGATTGACGGTCCGTCTGAGCCTTACGCGTGGGAGGACTGCCCGGAGTGCGCGGCCGGAACCCTGGGCGTGTCGGTCGACGTCATGGCGGACGCTGCGCGCCGATCGGTGGCCGGTACGGGGGACGTCACGGACCTGGTGGCGGTTGGGGATGCGCTGTATGCGGAGGCGGCGGAGCGTGAGGCGAGCGCGCTGGAACTCCGGGCGACTGCGGACCGGAACGAGTCGGCAGACTTTTCGGGGGTAACGGCTGAATGGCGTGCCTCGGTGGCGGAGTACGTGGCGGAGTGGCGTGCGGAAGCGGTCGCGCTCATGGGTGACGCCGTGCGGTTGGCCGGTATGGCGGATGCGTTTCGTGCGGCCGGTCGTCGTGCGGCGGAGGCTCCGGCGGCGGAGGCGGGGGCGGGGGCGGAGCGGGAGCGCGCGGCCAAGGTGTACGACCCGTCGCGGAAGCTGGGAGCGTTGCGCGCGATCGATGCGGGCGCCGTTCGGTGGCTGATGGGTCGGAACGTCTACCGGGTGCGTGCGGGTGTGGACGCGTCGACCCGTGACGTTGAGTGGGCGTGCGGGTGGGGGTACGCAGGGCACGTTGAGCACGGGCGGGGGTACCGAGTTGAGCTGACGACGCTTGGGCACCGCTGGGTTGAGTTGCTGTCAGCACGTGTCGAATCGGAGGCGGCGGCGGACGCTCCGGAGGCTGCGGAGGCTCCGGCGCCGGTCGCTCCGGAGCCGGATGGACTCCCCGACTGTGAGGCTATCGCGCGCGGTATGGCGCTGGTGGACAAGGCCATTGCCAAGATCGACCGGGACCGGTACACGGACCGGGACGGTGACGGGTGGTACGTGGAGTACCCCATGCCGACGTCTCAGGGTTCCCCGTACGTGAACGGGGTGACGTGCCGGGTGCGGTTGTCGTACACCGATGACGGGATGGCATACGACCTTCGGGCGTACGACTACCGGACGGGGGCGGAGCTTGCCCGTGCGACGCGCAAGGGTCTGAAGTCGGCTCTTGCGCTCGGTAAGCGTATGGCGGAGGCAAAGCACGCTCCGCCCGCTCCGGAGGCTGCGCCCGCTCCGGCGCCCGTTCCGGCCGAGGTGCCCGCTCCGGAGGCTGCGCCCGCTCCGGCGGGGGCGGAGGCTCCGGCCGAGGCGGAGGCGGCTGGTCCGGCGGCGGATGCGGCGGCGGCGGCGGAGCGCGCTACGGCAGCCCTTGCCCGTGTGCCGGAGGGTGACTCTCGTCAGGCTCACGCGGTCTGGTGGGAGGACGCTGCCCGGGGATGTGCGCGGGACGCGGCGGAGTCCTCGACGCGCGGGGACCGTGCGGAGGCTGATTGGTACGCGGCGAACGCGCTGGACGCTGCAAAGGAAGTGGAGGGGGCGGCGTTCGAGTCGGAGCGTGAGGCGGAGATCAGGGCCAATGCCGCTCCGGCCGAGGTGCACGCTCCGGAGGCGGCCCCCGCTCCGGCGGCGGAGGCGGCGGAGGCTGCGCCCGGTCCGGAGGCGGACGCCGACACCGACGACGTTCCGGGCGCGGTGTGCCCGTTGCCGGACATGTTCGTCAAGGTCCGGGCGGCGGCACGTCGCCAGGGGTGGACGTTCACCGCAGTCGCGTCCGGCGACGAACTGAGCGTGACCCTGTGCGCGGATACGGTGATCGGTCGGTGGTCGTTCTCCCTCCAGTGGCGGAGGCGTGGTTACCGGGTGGGGTACGGGTACGGCTTCGATGGTTCGCATTCGTACGCTACGTGGGCCGACAGGCGTACCGGTCCGCGCGGGGGGTATATCCGGCCGACTCTTGGTGCCGTGCTGGACGTGGTGAACGGGCACCCGTCGGCGGCTCCGGAGGCTCCGGCGCCGGTCGACGCTCCCCCGGCCACGGCTCCGGCGGCGGCGCTCGCTCCGGACGCTCCGGCGCCGGTTGCTCCGGCGGCGGAGGCGGCGGAGGCGGCGGAGGCTGCGCCCGGTCCGGAGGCTGCGCCCGGTCCGGAGGCGGCGCCGGTCGCTCCGGTGGCGGTGCTGCCTGATGTGGTGTCGGACCCGGGCGGGGTGGACGCGTGGCAGACGGACGGTGGGGCGGCCGGTGCTGCCCACCTGGTGATCTGTGCCGGGCGTGGGGTGTTCCCCGTGGCGTTCCGCGGCCCGTACGCGGGAACGGTGCGGGTGTCGCGGACGTGGCTGATCGAGCGGGCGCGGCGTGAGCTGTCGCGTGCCCGGGTGTGGCAGTCGGAGGCGGAGGAGTACGCGCAGACGTGCTCCGGGTGGCTGCGGGACGCGCGCGATCTTCACCACGAAGTGCGCCGGTCGGCGGGTGTGCTCGGTGACTGTGTGTGGGTTCCGCTAGAGACGTCGGGGGCGTGGCTGGAGCGTGCCCGGAAGGTGTCGCACGCGGCGGACAGTCGGCGCAGGCAGGCGCGGGATCTGGTGCGCATGTATGAGCGGAATCTGTCAACGCTGGAATCGGAGGGGGAGGAACCGGCGCGGCACGCGGCGGCGGCGGGGGAGTTCCTGGCCCGTGGCGCGTCGGGCGACGTTCCGGCCGGTCGTGGGGCGTGGCTGTCCGCAGATGGCGGGTGTGCGGTCGCGTTCCCGATGGCGTGGGACTCGGCGGACAATCCGGCGGCGGAGACTGACGGCCTGTATGTGGGCATGCTGGCCGACGCGGTGGCTGCCAGGGATGAGGGCCGGACGCTCGCCGGGAAGGATGTTCCCTCACGTGCCAAGACCTGTCACGGGCCGGGGGCGGACTTCCGGGCGGCGGTCGTGCGCTCCGGTGGGCCGCTGCTCAAGGCTTGGAAGGCTCCGCGGATTCCGGCGGCCGGTAAGCCGCTCACGGATGACGACCTGATCGGGTACGACGCGGGTGACGTCATCGGTGAGACGGAAGCGGCCCCTGGAGTGTGGCTGCCGATGGCGGCGGTGCGCGTGGCCGAGCTTGCCGTGATGAACGGGTGGACGGTCGCCATGGAACGGCGTGACGGTGGCGCGGTGGTCATCGTCCGGGCATCAGGCACGGTGCAGCGTGGGGAGCGGGCGCCGGTGGTCGGTGAGTGCGTGGCCGTGTGGGAGCGGGGGGAGTTCGTACAGGCCCGGTCCGGCGCACTGGTTGCCGGTGAGTTCCGCGCGGCGGCGACGCTGCGCCAGGTGCTCGGGCAGGTGGGCAGGGTCGCGATCGTGGCGGGGACCCTGTCCCCGATGGTGCCCGACCCGGAGTCGGCACCGGCGCCGGTCGGGGTGTCCGACCCGGGCGGGGTGGACACGTGGGAGGGGGAGGGGGGAGCACCGGCGGGGCCCGGTTACGGAGAGCTCCCCCCGCCGGCAAATTGTGACGCCCCCGACGGGTGGGCGCCCGTGCTCCCCGGGGTGGTCCGTCCGACGCTCGCCCGTGGCCGGTGCCTGGCCCCGTCGATGGTGCGCTATCTCGACATGGCGGCGGCCGGTCGACTGTGGGTGAAGCCGGGCGGGTCGGTGTGGCTCGCGGCGGCGGAGCCGTCGGCGAACGGGTGGCGCGCCCTGGTGGGCAGGGTCGATGCGGAACCGGTCGCGGGTGGCAAGGTGGCGCACCTCCGGGTGTCCGGGGACCTGGTGGCCGTGCCGGTCGGGGACCTGGTGGCGCTGCGCCCCGCCGACCCGGAGGAGGACCGGGCCACGGTCCCGACCCCGACCCCGACCCCGGCCCCTGCCCCTGCCCCCGGACCGGTGGCGGAGCGGTGCCCGGCGTGCCGGTGCCGGGAGGTGCGCGCCGATCGCTGCGACGGATGCGGATGGACCCCCGACCCGGAACCGGCGGCGGTGGCCGTGGTGGTGGCGGAGGGGAAGCGGCACCCCGATGCCGACCCCGCCGACAGCGACGGCCGCGCCCCCTACGCGAACGGCTTCCGCCCGGCCGTTCTGGACGGCTACACCCCGCGCGACGGGGCCGACGGGTACGAGTGGTCGGGGTGGTGGTGCGACACCGACTGTGGGCACTGCGCCGCCGGTGCCGAGTGCGCCGACTGTGTGGCGTGCACTCAGTTCGCCGCCCCCTACCCGGCGCACTGGGCCCGGGACCGGCGGGAAGGCGAGCCCTACCGCGGGGTGGAGATCTTCGGCGGACCCGGTGGCATGTCCGCCGCCCGCGCGCTGGTCGACCCGGGCGGGGACTGGGTCTTGATCGAGTTCAACCGGGATGCGGCCGACACCGCCCGCGCGGCCGGTCACTTCGTGATCTGTGCCGACGTGCGCACCCTGGACCCCCGGCACCCGGTGCTTACCCGCGTGCTGCGCTTCCACGGCTCGCCGCCGTGCCAGACCTTGAGCGACGCTGGGCAGCGCTCCGCGTGGAACGCCGAGGAGATCAGCGAACTCCAGCGGATCATGTGGCAGGCGTCGGAGGCGTTCGGGTTCCTGCCCGTCGATGACCTGTGCTCCCTGTACGGCGGACCCCACGGGTACTACGGGGACCCGTTGGACGACTACGACGGACCCCACGACCCGGACGCGTACGGGCCCCTGTGCGGCGGCGGGTTCCTGCCCCCGAGCATGACCCCGGAGGCGTTCCGCGCGTGGTGCCGGGAAGTCGTGTCCGACGACCGTACGGCGCTCATGGCCGAAATGCTGATCTGGCCCCTGTGCATGGTGCAGAACGGCGCCCCCCTGGAGTCGGTGACCCTGGAACAGTCCCCGAACCTGCTGCGCCAGTCCCCCGCGCTCGCGGAAGCCATTCAGGCAGAGTT
This window of the Streptomyces violaceusniger Tu 4113 genome carries:
- a CDS encoding DNA cytosine methyltransferase, producing the protein MITIDGPSEPYAWEDCPECAAGTLGVSVDVMADAARRSVAGTGDVTDLVAVGDALYAEAAEREASALELRATADRNESADFSGVTAEWRASVAEYVAEWRAEAVALMGDAVRLAGMADAFRAAGRRAAEAPAAEAGAGAERERAAKVYDPSRKLGALRAIDAGAVRWLMGRNVYRVRAGVDASTRDVEWACGWGYAGHVEHGRGYRVELTTLGHRWVELLSARVESEAAADAPEAAEAPAPVAPEPDGLPDCEAIARGMALVDKAIAKIDRDRYTDRDGDGWYVEYPMPTSQGSPYVNGVTCRVRLSYTDDGMAYDLRAYDYRTGAELARATRKGLKSALALGKRMAEAKHAPPAPEAAPAPAPVPAEVPAPEAAPAPAGAEAPAEAEAAGPAADAAAAAERATAALARVPEGDSRQAHAVWWEDAARGCARDAAESSTRGDRAEADWYAANALDAAKEVEGAAFESEREAEIRANAAPAEVHAPEAAPAPAAEAAEAAPGPEADADTDDVPGAVCPLPDMFVKVRAAARRQGWTFTAVASGDELSVTLCADTVIGRWSFSLQWRRRGYRVGYGYGFDGSHSYATWADRRTGPRGGYIRPTLGAVLDVVNGHPSAAPEAPAPVDAPPATAPAAALAPDAPAPVAPAAEAAEAAEAAPGPEAAPGPEAAPVAPVAVLPDVVSDPGGVDAWQTDGGAAGAAHLVICAGRGVFPVAFRGPYAGTVRVSRTWLIERARRELSRARVWQSEAEEYAQTCSGWLRDARDLHHEVRRSAGVLGDCVWVPLETSGAWLERARKVSHAADSRRRQARDLVRMYERNLSTLESEGEEPARHAAAAGEFLARGASGDVPAGRGAWLSADGGCAVAFPMAWDSADNPAAETDGLYVGMLADAVAARDEGRTLAGKDVPSRAKTCHGPGADFRAAVVRSGGPLLKAWKAPRIPAAGKPLTDDDLIGYDAGDVIGETEAAPGVWLPMAAVRVAELAVMNGWTVAMERRDGGAVVIVRASGTVQRGERAPVVGECVAVWERGEFVQARSGALVAGEFRAAATLRQVLGQVGRVAIVAGTLSPMVPDPESAPAPVGVSDPGGVDTWEGEGGAPAGPGYGELPPPANCDAPDGWAPVLPGVVRPTLARGRCLAPSMVRYLDMAAAGRLWVKPGGSVWLAAAEPSANGWRALVGRVDAEPVAGGKVAHLRVSGDLVAVPVGDLVALRPADPEEDRATVPTPTPTPAPAPAPGPVAERCPACRCREVRADRCDGCGWTPDPEPAAVAVVVAEGKRHPDADPADSDGRAPYANGFRPAVLDGYTPRDGADGYEWSGWWCDTDCGHCAAGAECADCVACTQFAAPYPAHWARDRREGEPYRGVEIFGGPGGMSAARALVDPGGDWVLIEFNRDAADTARAAGHFVICADVRTLDPRHPVLTRVLRFHGSPPCQTLSDAGQRSAWNAEEISELQRIMWQASEAFGFLPVDDLCSLYGGPHGYYGDPLDDYDGPHDPDAYGPLCGGGFLPPSMTPEAFRAWCREVVSDDRTALMAEMLIWPLCMVQNGAPLESVTLEQSPNLLRQSPALAEAIQAEFTSPDGMGWAWCSWQIADAADTGAASHRERAWMVARRDDRPRYAVNVDDGTRAREMWGHVVKRTGALPDWAPDLSAQLDPYQGRARLPVVTVAQALGLPADWWADTRGKRGVNRRTGKPLGGGSFRLDEVGQCVTAPWYGVKFRPADVPQGEGTRVITREEMAVLVGFSRSKVWAYTPTRKGAKGTRNVAQMIADSVSVFMAWVSSAVNGDAADWYEPTAAYQADLYRLDGPPARGIEGQPAPRRLAIEAAPARLALQPAPCRAADAPRPAITTPYRAPARRFAMAPARPALPAAPTRTALPAPAPATGRPFWEPQQRVTLDGRAGTTRHSAIGRGVRVLWDDAPQGCDYADPRTLWAEGTEPAPARIIAPPYQPPARTFAMPHPTPEAPAMTTTTPAPEPERDPIADTDAVAADVDRIAEECRALLASITPAPAPDPQPEPAPEPAPVDPGRDLVAEADAVAADVDRITADVDRIAAALAAALGTPTPEPDPAADPEPDRPTTAARVRAVAGWYGPATLALLLLVLLGTPVAGGIVGAALAVLPRIPVWAHARRQRRTGGSGGQADHGLAA